The following proteins are encoded in a genomic region of Nomascus leucogenys isolate Asia chromosome 17, Asia_NLE_v1, whole genome shotgun sequence:
- the LAT2 gene encoding linker for activation of T-cells family member 2 isoform X5 has protein sequence MAPTRKDKLLQFSPSLEGEWHRAGTGLAKLGLRQAKTPCDRCRVVGAAGPDPASSRYQNFSKGSRHGSEKAYIDPIAMEHYNWGRFSKLLEDDDANSYENVLICKQKTRKTGARQEGIGGLCRGDHSLSLALKTGPISGLCPSASPEEDEESGDYQNSASIHQWRESRKVMGQLQKEASPGPVGSPDEEEDGEPDYVNGEVAATEA, from the exons ATGGCACCCACAAG GAAGGACAAGCTGTTGCAATTCTCCCCCAGCCTGGAGGGTGAGTGGCACAGGGCAGGGACAGGCCTAGCCAAGCTGGGACTAAGACAGGCGAAAACCCCGTGTGACAGGTGTCGAGTAGTGGGGGCTGCAGGGCcag ATCCAGCATCTTCCAGGTACCAGAACTTCAGCAAAG GAAGCAGACACGGGTCGGAGAAAGCCTACAT AGACCCCATTGCCATGGAGCATTACAACTGGGGGCGGTTCTCGAAGCTCCTGGAAG atGATGATGCCAATTCCTACGAGAATGTGCTCATTTGCAAGCAGAAAACCAGAAAGACAG GTGCCCGGCAGGAGGGCATAGGTGGCCTCTGCAGAGGGGACCACAGCCTGTCGCTGGCCCTGAAGACTGGCCCCATTTCCGGTCTCtgtccctctgcctccccggAAGAAGATGAGGAATCTGGGGATTATCAGAACTCAGCATCTATCCATCAGTGGCGCGAGTCCAGGAAGGTCATGG GGCAACTCCAGAAAGAAGCATCCCCTGGCCCGGTGGGAAGCCCAGACGAGGAGGAGGACGGGGAACCGGATTATGTGAATGGGGAGGTGGCGGCCACAGAAGCCTAG
- the LAT2 gene encoding linker for activation of T-cells family member 2 isoform X1, producing MSSGTELLWPGAALLVLLGVAASLCVRCSRPGAKRSEKIYQQRSLREDQQSFTGSRTYSLVGQAWPGPLADMAPTRKDKLLQFSPSLEGEWHRAGTGLAKLGLRQAKTPCDRCRVVGAAGPDPASSRYQNFSKGSRHGSEKAYIDPIAMEHYNWGRFSKLLEDDDANSYENVLICKQKTRKTGARQEGIGGLCRGDHSLSLALKTGPISGLCPSASPEEDEESGDYQNSASIHQWRESRKVMGQLQKEASPGPVGSPDEEEDGEPDYVNGEVAATEA from the exons ATGAGCTCAGGGACTGAACTGCTGTGGCCCGGAGCAGCGTTGCTGGTGCTGTTGGGGGTGGCGGCCAGCCTGTGTGTGCGCTGCTCACGCCCAG GTGCAAAGAGGTCAGAGAAAATCTACCAGCAGAGAAGTCT GCGTGAGGACCAACAGAGCTTTACGGGGTCCCGGACCTACTCCT TGGTCGGGCAGGCATGGCCAGGACCCCTGGCGGACATGGCACCCACAAG GAAGGACAAGCTGTTGCAATTCTCCCCCAGCCTGGAGGGTGAGTGGCACAGGGCAGGGACAGGCCTAGCCAAGCTGGGACTAAGACAGGCGAAAACCCCGTGTGACAGGTGTCGAGTAGTGGGGGCTGCAGGGCcag ATCCAGCATCTTCCAGGTACCAGAACTTCAGCAAAG GAAGCAGACACGGGTCGGAGAAAGCCTACAT AGACCCCATTGCCATGGAGCATTACAACTGGGGGCGGTTCTCGAAGCTCCTGGAAG atGATGATGCCAATTCCTACGAGAATGTGCTCATTTGCAAGCAGAAAACCAGAAAGACAG GTGCCCGGCAGGAGGGCATAGGTGGCCTCTGCAGAGGGGACCACAGCCTGTCGCTGGCCCTGAAGACTGGCCCCATTTCCGGTCTCtgtccctctgcctccccggAAGAAGATGAGGAATCTGGGGATTATCAGAACTCAGCATCTATCCATCAGTGGCGCGAGTCCAGGAAGGTCATGG GGCAACTCCAGAAAGAAGCATCCCCTGGCCCGGTGGGAAGCCCAGACGAGGAGGAGGACGGGGAACCGGATTATGTGAATGGGGAGGTGGCGGCCACAGAAGCCTAG
- the LAT2 gene encoding linker for activation of T-cells family member 2 isoform X4, producing MSSGTELLWPGAALLVLLGVAASLCVRCSRPGAKRSEKIYQQRSLREDQQSFTGSRTYSLVGQAWPGPLADMAPTRKDKLLQFSPSLEDPASSRYQNFSKGSRHGSEKAYIDPIAMEHYNWGRFSKLLEDDDANSYENVLICKQKTRKTGARQEGIGGLCRGDHSLSLALKTGPISGLCPSASPEEDEESGDYQNSASIHQWRESRKVMGQLQKEASPGPVGSPDEEEDGEPDYVNGEVAATEA from the exons ATGAGCTCAGGGACTGAACTGCTGTGGCCCGGAGCAGCGTTGCTGGTGCTGTTGGGGGTGGCGGCCAGCCTGTGTGTGCGCTGCTCACGCCCAG GTGCAAAGAGGTCAGAGAAAATCTACCAGCAGAGAAGTCT GCGTGAGGACCAACAGAGCTTTACGGGGTCCCGGACCTACTCCT TGGTCGGGCAGGCATGGCCAGGACCCCTGGCGGACATGGCACCCACAAG GAAGGACAAGCTGTTGCAATTCTCCCCCAGCCTGGAGG ATCCAGCATCTTCCAGGTACCAGAACTTCAGCAAAG GAAGCAGACACGGGTCGGAGAAAGCCTACAT AGACCCCATTGCCATGGAGCATTACAACTGGGGGCGGTTCTCGAAGCTCCTGGAAG atGATGATGCCAATTCCTACGAGAATGTGCTCATTTGCAAGCAGAAAACCAGAAAGACAG GTGCCCGGCAGGAGGGCATAGGTGGCCTCTGCAGAGGGGACCACAGCCTGTCGCTGGCCCTGAAGACTGGCCCCATTTCCGGTCTCtgtccctctgcctccccggAAGAAGATGAGGAATCTGGGGATTATCAGAACTCAGCATCTATCCATCAGTGGCGCGAGTCCAGGAAGGTCATGG GGCAACTCCAGAAAGAAGCATCCCCTGGCCCGGTGGGAAGCCCAGACGAGGAGGAGGACGGGGAACCGGATTATGTGAATGGGGAGGTGGCGGCCACAGAAGCCTAG
- the LAT2 gene encoding linker for activation of T-cells family member 2 isoform X3 yields MSSGTELLWPGAALLVLLGVAASLCVRCSRPGAKRSEKIYQQRSLREDQQSFTGSRTYSLVGQAWPGPLADMAPTRKDKLLQFSPSLEGEWHRAGTGLAKLGLRQAKTPCDRCRVVGAAGPDPASSRYQNFSKGSRHGSEKAYIDPIAMEHYNWGRFSKLLEDDDANSYENVLICKQKTRKTGEAAQPEAGWGWKQQASLARCPCTPQCSEAAPTLKPEGSRIPGYLWVEPCPYYPQRRLYWLLAPLWD; encoded by the exons ATGAGCTCAGGGACTGAACTGCTGTGGCCCGGAGCAGCGTTGCTGGTGCTGTTGGGGGTGGCGGCCAGCCTGTGTGTGCGCTGCTCACGCCCAG GTGCAAAGAGGTCAGAGAAAATCTACCAGCAGAGAAGTCT GCGTGAGGACCAACAGAGCTTTACGGGGTCCCGGACCTACTCCT TGGTCGGGCAGGCATGGCCAGGACCCCTGGCGGACATGGCACCCACAAG GAAGGACAAGCTGTTGCAATTCTCCCCCAGCCTGGAGGGTGAGTGGCACAGGGCAGGGACAGGCCTAGCCAAGCTGGGACTAAGACAGGCGAAAACCCCGTGTGACAGGTGTCGAGTAGTGGGGGCTGCAGGGCcag ATCCAGCATCTTCCAGGTACCAGAACTTCAGCAAAG GAAGCAGACACGGGTCGGAGAAAGCCTACAT AGACCCCATTGCCATGGAGCATTACAACTGGGGGCGGTTCTCGAAGCTCCTGGAAG atGATGATGCCAATTCCTACGAGAATGTGCTCATTTGCAAGCAGAAAACCAGAAAGACAGGTGAGGCTGCCCAGCCAGAGGCAGGCTGGGGCTGGAAGCAGCAGGCCTCCTTGGCCAGGTGCCCCTGCACTCCCCAGTGCTCAGAGGCTGCCCCCACTTTGAAGCCCGAAGGCTCTCGGATCCCCGGGTACCTTTGGGTAGAGCCTTGCCCCTACTATCCTCAGAGGAGGCTCTATTGGCTCCTGGCACCTCTGTGGGACTGA
- the LAT2 gene encoding linker for activation of T-cells family member 2 isoform X2 produces MSSGTELLWPGAALLVLLGVAASLCVRCSRPGAKRSEKIYQQRSLREDQQSFTGSRTYSLVGQAWPGPLADMAPTRKDKLLQFSPSLEGEWHRAGTGLAKLGLRQAKTPCDRCRVVGAAGPDPASSRYQNFSKGSRHGSEKAYIDPIAMEHYNWGRFSKLLEGERRRTKLVAGEEVVWELEAEATPPGRRRGWAWVRVNWQSQMGGQKEAGAAGGGQGGIGGGRVGAGELWPQGVGGRSGPQGRELEGWLGEVRGGQVLVNED; encoded by the exons ATGAGCTCAGGGACTGAACTGCTGTGGCCCGGAGCAGCGTTGCTGGTGCTGTTGGGGGTGGCGGCCAGCCTGTGTGTGCGCTGCTCACGCCCAG GTGCAAAGAGGTCAGAGAAAATCTACCAGCAGAGAAGTCT GCGTGAGGACCAACAGAGCTTTACGGGGTCCCGGACCTACTCCT TGGTCGGGCAGGCATGGCCAGGACCCCTGGCGGACATGGCACCCACAAG GAAGGACAAGCTGTTGCAATTCTCCCCCAGCCTGGAGGGTGAGTGGCACAGGGCAGGGACAGGCCTAGCCAAGCTGGGACTAAGACAGGCGAAAACCCCGTGTGACAGGTGTCGAGTAGTGGGGGCTGCAGGGCcag ATCCAGCATCTTCCAGGTACCAGAACTTCAGCAAAG GAAGCAGACACGGGTCGGAGAAAGCCTACAT AGACCCCATTGCCATGGAGCATTACAACTGGGGGCGGTTCTCGAAGCTCCTGGAAGGTGAGAGGCGAAGGACAAAGCTGGTGGCGGGGGAGGAAGTGGTGTGGGAGCTCGAGGCAGAAGCCACACCTCCAGGCAGGAGAAGAGGCTGGGCCTGGGTTCGGGTAAATTGGCAGAGCCAGATGGGTGGACAGAAGGAGGCTGGTGCTGCAGGCGGGGGCCAAGGAGGAATAGGGGGCGGGCGGGTCGGCGCGGGAGAGCTGTGGCCACAGGGCGTGGGAGGGAGGAGTGGGCCACAGGGCAGGGAACTAGAGGGCTGGCTTGGGGAGGTCAGGGGAGGCCAGGTCCTCGTCAACGAGGACTGA